Proteins co-encoded in one Streptomyces sp. JH34 genomic window:
- the rpmB gene encoding 50S ribosomal protein L28: MAANCDVCGKGPSFGNSISHSHRRTSRRWNPNIQRVRAVVGRTPKRLNVCTSCIKAGKVAR, from the coding sequence GTGGCTGCCAACTGCGACGTTTGCGGCAAGGGGCCGAGCTTCGGCAACAGCATTTCGCACTCGCACCGCCGTACGTCCCGTCGCTGGAATCCCAACATCCAGCGCGTGCGTGCCGTGGTCGGGCGGACGCCGAAGCGGCTCAACGTCTGCACCTCGTGCATCAAGGCCGGCAAGGTCGCGCGCTGA
- a CDS encoding HU family DNA-binding protein encodes MNKAQLVEAIADKVGGRQQAADAVDVVLDAIVRAVVAGDRVSVTGFGSFEKVDRPARYARNPQTGERVRVKKTSVPRFRAGQGFKDLVSGSKKLPKGGEVSVKKAPKGSLSGGSSTRTTAKAAAKKATAKKATARKTTAAAKKTTAAKKTTAKKTTTAAAKKTTAAAKKATPAKKATATKKTAAAKTAPAKKTTAKKAPAKKTTARKTTAKKVTARKK; translated from the coding sequence GTGAACAAGGCGCAGCTCGTAGAAGCGATTGCCGACAAGGTCGGAGGCCGTCAGCAGGCAGCGGACGCCGTCGACGTGGTGCTCGACGCGATCGTCCGCGCGGTCGTCGCGGGGGACCGTGTCTCGGTCACCGGCTTCGGGTCGTTCGAGAAGGTCGACCGTCCCGCCAGGTACGCCCGCAACCCGCAGACCGGCGAGCGCGTGCGGGTCAAGAAGACCTCCGTGCCCCGCTTCCGTGCGGGACAGGGCTTCAAGGACCTGGTGAGCGGCTCCAAGAAGCTCCCCAAGGGCGGCGAGGTCTCCGTCAAGAAGGCCCCCAAGGGCAGCCTCTCGGGCGGTTCTTCCACCCGTACGACGGCGAAGGCGGCCGCGAAGAAGGCCACCGCCAAGAAGGCCACGGCGCGCAAGACCACGGCGGCGGCGAAGAAGACCACAGCCGCGAAGAAGACCACGGCCAAGAAGACCACCACCGCGGCAGCGAAGAAGACCACCGCGGCGGCGAAGAAGGCGACCCCGGCGAAGAAGGCGACGGCCACGAAGAAGACCGCCGCCGCCAAGACGGCGCCCGCCAAGAAGACCACGGCGAAGAAGGCGCCCGCGAAGAAGACCACGGCACGCAAGACCACAGCCAAGAAGGTCACCGCACGCAAGAAGTGA
- a CDS encoding DAK2 domain-containing protein: MPQSPDDLDAVAVRTWCSLALEALGRERAAIDAINVYPVADGDTGTNLYLTVESAAAAVEAVFAAHETGPTVPAPGDAVRAMAHGALIGARGNSGTILAQLLRGMAAVLSEAGDAHHLRSALTEAAAAARLAVAHPVEGTVLTVATAAAEAAGATDRDAGLEGVAGAAYEGARAALAATPGQLAVLGRAGVVDAGGQGLVAVLGALLEAVGGRARGGAVAPAPEVLPLTGDCAEPGQDGGPAFEVIYLLEATDDAVARLRKRLDALGDSLVVVGGDGLWNVHVHVDDAGAAVEAGVEAGRPYRIRITHFAADRGSAHREPAQRAVVAVVPGDGLSELCAEAGATTVLARPGEPPASGELVDAIRRAHAREVVLLPNDAQLRHTAAAAAEQARTEGIRVALVPTRAAVQGIAALAVHEPGRSFDEDVVAMTSAAGATRYAELAVAERQSWTMAGICQAGDILGLIDGDVAVIGEDVPRTARTVLDRMLSAGGELVTLILGEDVADTLGQELGEHIREGYLAVDTVVYRGGHQAAPLLIGVE; the protein is encoded by the coding sequence GTGCCGCAGTCCCCCGACGATCTCGACGCCGTCGCGGTGCGCACCTGGTGCTCACTGGCCCTGGAGGCCCTGGGCCGGGAACGGGCGGCCATCGACGCCATCAACGTCTATCCCGTCGCCGACGGGGACACCGGCACCAACCTCTATCTGACCGTGGAGTCGGCCGCCGCGGCCGTCGAAGCGGTCTTCGCCGCCCATGAGACCGGCCCCACCGTGCCCGCTCCCGGCGACGCCGTCCGCGCGATGGCGCACGGTGCGCTGATCGGCGCCCGGGGGAACTCCGGGACCATCCTGGCCCAGCTGCTGCGCGGCATGGCCGCCGTGCTGTCCGAGGCGGGTGACGCGCATCACCTGCGGAGCGCGCTGACGGAGGCCGCCGCCGCGGCGCGGCTGGCCGTCGCCCACCCCGTCGAGGGCACGGTGCTCACCGTCGCCACCGCCGCCGCCGAGGCGGCCGGAGCCACGGACCGGGACGCCGGCCTCGAAGGCGTGGCCGGGGCGGCGTACGAGGGGGCGCGGGCCGCCCTGGCCGCCACCCCGGGCCAGCTCGCCGTCCTCGGCCGCGCGGGCGTCGTGGACGCGGGCGGGCAGGGCCTGGTCGCCGTGCTGGGAGCCCTGCTGGAAGCGGTCGGAGGACGGGCCCGCGGGGGCGCCGTCGCGCCGGCCCCCGAGGTCCTGCCCCTGACCGGCGACTGCGCGGAGCCGGGTCAGGACGGCGGCCCGGCCTTCGAGGTCATCTATCTGCTGGAGGCCACCGACGACGCGGTCGCCCGGCTGCGGAAACGGCTGGACGCCCTGGGTGACTCCCTCGTCGTCGTCGGCGGCGACGGCCTGTGGAACGTCCACGTCCACGTCGACGACGCCGGGGCCGCCGTCGAGGCCGGGGTCGAGGCGGGCCGCCCCTACCGGATCCGGATCACCCACTTCGCCGCCGACCGGGGCTCCGCCCACCGCGAACCCGCCCAGCGCGCGGTGGTCGCCGTGGTACCCGGCGACGGGCTCTCCGAACTGTGCGCCGAGGCCGGGGCGACCACCGTGCTGGCACGCCCCGGAGAGCCGCCCGCCAGCGGCGAACTGGTCGACGCCATCCGCCGGGCCCACGCCCGGGAGGTGGTCCTGCTGCCCAACGACGCACAGCTGCGCCACACCGCCGCCGCGGCCGCCGAACAGGCCAGGACCGAGGGCATCCGAGTCGCCCTGGTCCCGACCCGCGCCGCCGTCCAGGGCATCGCCGCGCTCGCCGTCCACGAGCCCGGCCGCAGCTTCGACGAGGACGTCGTCGCGATGACGTCGGCGGCCGGAGCCACCCGCTACGCCGAACTGGCCGTTGCCGAAAGGCAGTCGTGGACCATGGCGGGCATCTGCCAGGCCGGCGACATCCTCGGCCTGATCGACGGGGACGTCGCGGTCATCGGCGAGGACGTCCCGCGCACGGCCCGCACGGTCCTGGACCGGATGCTCTCGGCCGGCGGCGAACTCGTCACCCTGATCCTGGGGGAGGACGTTGCGGACACCCTGGGCCAGGAGCTGGGCGAACACATCCGGGAGGGCTACCTCGCCGTCGACACGGTCGTCTACCGGGGCGGCCACCAGGCGGCGCCCCTGCTGATCGGCGTCGAGTGA
- a CDS encoding thiamine-phosphate kinase encodes MKGTVGELGEFGLIRELTSRLTTTPAVRLGPGDDAAVVAAPDRRVVASTDILLEGRHFRRDWSTAYDVGRKAAAQNLADIAAMGAVPTALLLGLVVPADLPVTWAGELMDGLRDECQVAGAAVVGGDVVGGDTITVSITALGDLRNHEPVTRAGARPGDVVAVTGWLGWSAAGFAVLSRGFRSPRAFVEAHRRPEPPYHAGPAAAGLGATAMTDVSDGLVADLGHIAEASKVRIDLRSGLIDIPSQMSDIGQAVGVDPLQWVLTGGEDHAIVATFPSDVKLPARWKVIGEVLNPSALPQVTVDGAPWTSKGGWDHFGSIEDA; translated from the coding sequence GTGAAGGGAACCGTGGGCGAGTTGGGGGAGTTCGGGCTCATCAGAGAGCTCACGTCCCGGCTCACCACCACTCCGGCGGTACGACTGGGGCCCGGCGACGACGCCGCGGTCGTGGCCGCTCCCGACCGCAGGGTCGTGGCCAGTACGGACATCCTGCTGGAAGGGCGGCACTTCCGCCGTGACTGGTCGACGGCGTACGACGTCGGCCGCAAGGCCGCCGCGCAGAACCTCGCCGACATCGCGGCCATGGGCGCCGTGCCGACCGCGCTGCTCCTCGGCCTCGTCGTCCCGGCGGATCTGCCGGTCACCTGGGCCGGCGAGCTGATGGACGGCCTGCGCGACGAGTGCCAGGTCGCCGGTGCGGCCGTGGTCGGCGGCGACGTCGTCGGCGGCGACACCATCACCGTCTCCATCACCGCGCTCGGCGACCTGCGCAACCACGAACCCGTCACCCGGGCCGGCGCCCGTCCCGGCGACGTCGTGGCCGTGACCGGATGGCTCGGCTGGTCCGCGGCCGGATTCGCCGTGCTCTCCCGGGGGTTCCGCTCGCCGCGGGCGTTCGTCGAGGCCCACCGTCGCCCCGAACCGCCGTACCACGCGGGCCCGGCGGCGGCCGGTCTGGGCGCCACGGCCATGACCGACGTCAGCGACGGACTCGTCGCCGACCTCGGGCACATCGCCGAGGCCAGCAAGGTCCGCATCGACCTGCGGTCCGGCCTCATCGACATCCCCTCGCAGATGTCCGACATCGGGCAGGCCGTCGGCGTCGACCCGCTGCAGTGGGTGCTCACCGGGGGAGAGGACCACGCGATCGTGGCGACCTTCCCCTCCGACGTGAAACTCCCCGCGCGCTGGAAGGTCATCGGGGAGGTCCTCAACCCCTCGGCGCTGCCCCAGGTCACCGTCGACGGGGCGCCCTGGACGAGCAAGGGCGGCTGGGACCATTTCGGATCGATCGAGGACGCCTAG
- a CDS encoding DUF3515 domain-containing protein, translating to MTHTRRRSRRSLVLAPSAALLVLIVAGCSGGGPSVAVPTPSSEAAGYCEELHEELPETVDDLERSDPSPESDLTAGWGDGAIVLRCGVPRPARMDDSQSKAVDADGVNWLLEQRDDAGPRFTTTYRKAYVEVTLGSEYAHDITPLSAFAGPVRKTVPDSL from the coding sequence GTGACTCACACCCGCCGCCGGTCCCGCCGATCCCTCGTCCTCGCCCCGTCCGCCGCCCTGCTCGTGCTGATCGTGGCGGGCTGTTCCGGCGGCGGGCCCTCGGTGGCGGTCCCCACGCCGTCGTCGGAGGCCGCCGGGTACTGCGAGGAACTGCACGAGGAACTGCCGGAGACCGTCGACGATCTGGAGCGGAGTGATCCCTCACCGGAGTCGGACCTGACCGCCGGCTGGGGGGACGGGGCGATCGTACTGCGCTGCGGCGTCCCCCGGCCCGCGAGGATGGACGATTCCCAGTCCAAGGCGGTCGACGCGGACGGCGTCAACTGGCTGCTGGAACAGCGCGACGACGCCGGCCCCCGGTTCACGACCACCTACCGCAAGGCGTACGTCGAGGTGACGCTCGGATCCGAGTACGCCCATGACATCACCCCGTTGTCCGCGTTCGCCGGGCCCGTGAGGAAGACGGTCCCCGACAGCCTGTGA
- the thiD gene encoding bifunctional hydroxymethylpyrimidine kinase/phosphomethylpyrimidine kinase yields MSAPAPIPPRVLTVAGSDSGGGAGVQADLKTMLALGAHGMSVLTAVTAQNSLGVQGAWELPAEAVRAQYRSVVDDIGVQAVKTGMLSSAALVGTVAELLAGTEAPVVVDPVGVSKHGDALLAAEALDSVRTKLLPVATVATPNLDEVTQLTGVTVTDEAGMRRAAAEILAFGPRWVVIKGGHLPGEAVDLLTDGGEEHWLRAPRHDNRHTHGTGCTLASAIACGLARGQDVPAAVRDAKEYVTGAIRGGFALGGGIGPVDHGWLARSAG; encoded by the coding sequence ATGAGCGCACCTGCCCCGATACCGCCCCGTGTCCTCACCGTCGCCGGATCCGACTCCGGCGGCGGTGCGGGCGTCCAGGCCGACCTGAAGACGATGCTGGCCCTCGGCGCCCACGGGATGAGTGTGCTGACCGCCGTGACCGCCCAGAACTCGCTGGGCGTGCAGGGCGCCTGGGAGCTTCCCGCAGAGGCCGTACGCGCCCAGTACCGCAGCGTCGTCGACGACATCGGCGTCCAGGCGGTGAAGACCGGCATGCTGTCCTCGGCCGCACTCGTCGGCACCGTCGCCGAACTCCTCGCGGGGACCGAGGCGCCCGTCGTGGTCGACCCCGTCGGGGTCTCCAAGCACGGGGACGCGCTGCTGGCCGCAGAAGCCCTCGACTCCGTACGCACGAAGCTGCTGCCCGTCGCCACGGTCGCCACCCCGAACCTCGACGAGGTGACGCAGCTCACCGGTGTCACCGTCACCGACGAGGCGGGGATGCGCCGGGCAGCGGCCGAGATCCTCGCCTTCGGGCCGCGCTGGGTGGTGATCAAGGGCGGTCATCTGCCCGGTGAGGCCGTGGACCTGCTGACGGACGGCGGCGAGGAGCACTGGCTGCGCGCACCCAGGCACGACAACCGGCACACCCACGGCACCGGCTGCACCCTGGCGTCCGCCATCGCGTGCGGACTCGCCCGCGGCCAGGACGTCCCGGCGGCGGTGCGGGACGCGAAGGAGTACGTCACCGGTGCGATCAGGGGCGGCTTCGCGCTGGGCGGCGGGATCGGCCCCGTCGACCACGGCTGGCTCGCACGATCCGCCGGCTGA
- a CDS encoding D-alanine--D-alanine ligase family protein, which translates to MSSQNLPQSPEGPLSSEQSSEPGRKPRVAVVFGGRSSEHGISVVTAGAIMSAVDRTKYDVLPIGITRDGRWVLTSDDPARMAITDRQVPDVDQLAASARGAVTLSVDPGNRDVVVGEPGSVPEVLGEVDVVFPVLHGPYGEDGTLQGLLELSGVPYVGAGVLSSAVGQDKEYMKRVFISFGLPVGPYEVVRPREWDTDRPAARKRIMEFAAEHGWPLFVKPARGGSSVGITKVDDAAGLDEAIEEARRHDPKFLVESLLSGREIECGVLEFEDGPRASVPAEIPPVTAHDFYDFEAKYIDSAAGLVPAPLTEEQTAEVRRLAVEAFEAASCEGLVRADFFLTDDGTFVINEINTMPGFTPISMFPRMWQASGVEYPELVDRLITAALNRSTGLR; encoded by the coding sequence ATGAGCAGCCAGAACCTCCCCCAGAGCCCTGAGGGCCCCCTGAGCTCCGAGCAGAGCTCCGAGCCGGGCCGCAAGCCGCGTGTGGCCGTCGTGTTCGGCGGCCGGAGCTCCGAACACGGCATCTCGGTCGTCACGGCCGGTGCCATCATGAGCGCCGTCGACCGGACGAAGTACGACGTCCTGCCGATCGGTATCACCAGGGACGGACGGTGGGTCCTCACGTCCGACGATCCGGCCCGTATGGCCATCACGGACCGCCAGGTGCCCGACGTGGACCAGCTGGCCGCGTCCGCGCGGGGCGCCGTGACGCTCTCCGTCGACCCGGGGAACCGTGACGTCGTCGTGGGCGAACCCGGTTCGGTGCCCGAGGTCCTGGGGGAGGTCGACGTCGTCTTCCCCGTGCTGCACGGCCCCTACGGCGAGGACGGCACGCTCCAGGGGCTCCTGGAACTCTCCGGCGTGCCGTACGTCGGCGCCGGTGTCCTGTCCTCGGCCGTCGGCCAGGACAAGGAGTACATGAAGCGGGTGTTCATCTCCTTCGGCCTGCCGGTCGGCCCGTACGAGGTCGTCCGCCCCCGGGAGTGGGACACGGACCGCCCCGCCGCCCGCAAGCGCATCATGGAGTTCGCGGCTGAACACGGCTGGCCGCTCTTCGTCAAGCCGGCCCGCGGCGGCTCCTCCGTGGGCATCACCAAGGTCGACGACGCGGCCGGGCTCGACGAGGCGATCGAGGAGGCCCGCCGCCACGACCCCAAGTTCCTCGTGGAGTCACTGCTGAGCGGCCGCGAGATCGAGTGCGGCGTGCTGGAGTTCGAGGACGGGCCGCGCGCCAGCGTGCCCGCCGAGATCCCGCCCGTCACCGCGCACGACTTCTACGACTTCGAGGCCAAGTACATCGACTCGGCGGCCGGTCTGGTTCCCGCCCCGCTCACCGAGGAGCAGACCGCCGAGGTGCGCCGACTCGCCGTCGAGGCGTTCGAGGCCGCCTCCTGCGAGGGCCTGGTGCGCGCCGACTTCTTCCTCACGGACGACGGCACCTTCGTCATCAACGAGATCAACACCATGCCGGGATTCACCCCGATCTCGATGTTCCCCCGCATGTGGCAGGCGAGCGGGGTGGAGTACCCCGAGCTGGTGGACCGGCTGATCACGGCCGCGCTGAACCGCTCCACCGGGCTTCGCTGA
- a CDS encoding Lrp/AsnC ligand binding domain-containing protein, translated as MVQAYILIQTEVGKASTVAETIAKLPGVIQAEDVTGPYDVVVRAQADTVDALGRMVVAKVQQVDGITRTLTCPVVHL; from the coding sequence GTGGTACAGGCGTACATCCTCATCCAGACCGAGGTGGGCAAGGCGTCGACCGTCGCCGAGACCATCGCGAAACTTCCGGGAGTGATTCAGGCAGAGGACGTCACAGGTCCCTACGACGTGGTCGTGCGGGCGCAGGCCGACACGGTGGACGCGCTCGGCCGCATGGTGGTCGCCAAGGTCCAGCAGGTGGACGGCATCACGCGTACCCTGACCTGCCCGGTCGTCCACCTCTGA
- a CDS encoding NAD(P)H-dependent glycerol-3-phosphate dehydrogenase: MTHPAKAAVFGTGSWGTAFAVVLADAGCEVTLWGRRAEVAEAVNTTRTNPDYLPGVELPASVRATTDPAEALRGADFAVLVVPSQTLRANLADWARHLEPQTVLVSLMKGVELGTAKRMSEVIADVTEVTPDRIAVITGPNLAKEIAERRPAAAVVACQDEDVARRLQAACHTPYFRPYTNTDVVGCELGGAVKNVIGLAVGIADGMGLGDNAKGSLITRGLAETTRLGLAMGADPLTFSGLAGLGDLVATCSSPLSRNHTFGTNLGRGMTLQETVAVTSQTAEGVKSCESVLDLARRHGVDMPITETVVGIVHEGKPPVVALKELMSRSAKPERR; the protein is encoded by the coding sequence GTGACGCACCCCGCAAAGGCGGCCGTCTTCGGAACCGGCTCGTGGGGTACGGCGTTCGCCGTGGTCCTCGCCGACGCCGGATGCGAGGTCACCCTCTGGGGCCGCCGCGCCGAGGTCGCCGAGGCCGTCAACACGACCCGTACCAACCCGGACTACCTGCCGGGCGTCGAACTCCCCGCCTCGGTCCGTGCCACCACGGATCCCGCCGAGGCGCTGCGCGGCGCCGACTTCGCCGTCCTCGTCGTGCCCTCGCAGACCCTGCGCGCCAACCTGGCGGACTGGGCGCGGCACCTGGAGCCGCAGACCGTCCTCGTCTCCCTGATGAAGGGCGTCGAACTCGGCACCGCCAAGCGGATGAGCGAGGTCATCGCGGACGTCACCGAGGTCACCCCGGACCGGATCGCCGTCATCACCGGCCCCAACCTCGCCAAGGAGATCGCCGAACGCCGCCCCGCCGCGGCCGTCGTGGCCTGCCAGGACGAGGACGTCGCCCGGCGCCTCCAGGCCGCCTGCCACACCCCGTACTTCCGCCCGTACACCAACACCGACGTGGTGGGCTGCGAGCTCGGCGGCGCCGTGAAGAACGTCATCGGCCTCGCCGTGGGCATCGCCGACGGCATGGGCCTCGGGGACAACGCCAAGGGCTCCCTCATCACCCGCGGCCTCGCCGAGACCACCCGGCTGGGACTCGCCATGGGCGCCGACCCGCTCACCTTCTCCGGACTGGCCGGACTCGGCGACCTGGTGGCGACCTGCTCCTCCCCGCTCTCGCGCAACCACACCTTCGGCACCAACCTCGGCCGGGGGATGACGCTCCAGGAGACCGTCGCCGTCACGAGCCAGACCGCCGAGGGCGTCAAGTCCTGCGAATCCGTGCTCGATCTGGCGCGCAGGCACGGCGTCGACATGCCGATCACCGAGACGGTCGTGGGCATCGTCCACGAGGGCAAGCCGCCGGTCGTCGCGCTCAAGGAGCTGATGTCGCGCAGCGCCAAGCCCGAGCGACGCTGA
- the cofC gene encoding 2-phospho-L-lactate guanylyltransferase yields MRTEGEIATNTDPTGPWSLVVPLKPLARAKSRLGRAVGGSLRPRLALAFAQDTVSAALSCGAVADVVVVTDDPVARAALAALGARVVADAPAAGLNAALEHGASSVRTRRPDAAVAALNADLPALRPDELRRVLEFSGAFPRTFVGDAQGIGTTFLSAMPGVELRPAFGGASRARHLSSGAVEITLPGLDSVRRDVDTGDDLEAALALGVGRFTEGSVAPAVPAADR; encoded by the coding sequence ATGCGTACGGAGGGGGAGATCGCCACGAACACCGACCCGACCGGCCCCTGGTCCCTGGTCGTCCCGCTGAAACCTCTCGCACGGGCCAAGAGCAGGCTCGGGCGGGCGGTAGGCGGGTCTCTGCGTCCGCGCCTGGCCCTGGCGTTCGCGCAGGACACCGTGTCGGCCGCCCTGTCCTGCGGGGCGGTGGCGGATGTGGTGGTCGTCACGGACGACCCGGTGGCCCGGGCCGCGCTGGCCGCCCTCGGCGCACGCGTCGTGGCCGACGCCCCGGCGGCCGGGCTCAACGCGGCGCTGGAACACGGTGCGAGCTCGGTGCGCACACGGCGCCCGGATGCGGCGGTGGCCGCACTCAACGCGGATCTGCCCGCGCTGCGTCCCGATGAATTGCGGCGGGTACTCGAATTCTCCGGCGCATTTCCGCGCACATTTGTCGGCGATGCCCAGGGAATCGGCACCACATTTCTTTCCGCGATGCCGGGGGTGGAATTGCGGCCGGCCTTCGGCGGGGCTTCCCGGGCGCGGCACCTCTCGTCGGGGGCGGTCGAGATCACGCTGCCGGGTCTCGACTCCGTCCGCAGGGACGTGGACACGGGCGACGACCTGGAGGCGGCGCTGGCGCTGGGGGTGGGGCGCTTCACCGAGGGCTCGGTGGCCCCGGCGGTGCCCGCCGCGGACCGATAG
- the leuD gene encoding 3-isopropylmalate dehydratase small subunit yields the protein MEAFTAHTGRAVPLRRSNVDTDQIIPAHWLKKVTRDGFEDGLFEAWRKDENFVLNRPEREGASVLVAGPDFGTGSSREHAVWALQNYGFKTVISSRFADIFRGNSLKNGLLTVVLDQKVVDRLWELSEADPTAEITVDLEKRQVLANGITADFELDENSRWRLLNGLDDISLTLQNEADIATYEAARPSHKPRTIDV from the coding sequence ATGGAAGCATTCACCGCACACACCGGCCGGGCCGTCCCGCTGCGCCGCAGCAACGTCGACACCGACCAGATCATCCCCGCGCACTGGCTGAAGAAGGTCACCCGCGACGGCTTCGAGGACGGGCTCTTCGAGGCCTGGCGCAAGGACGAGAACTTCGTCCTCAACCGCCCCGAGCGCGAGGGCGCCTCGGTTCTGGTCGCCGGCCCCGACTTCGGCACGGGTTCCTCGCGTGAGCACGCGGTCTGGGCCCTCCAGAACTACGGCTTCAAGACGGTCATCTCCTCCCGCTTCGCCGACATCTTCCGGGGCAACTCCCTGAAGAACGGTCTGTTGACCGTCGTCCTCGACCAGAAGGTCGTCGACAGGCTCTGGGAGCTGAGCGAGGCCGACCCGACCGCAGAGATCACCGTCGACCTCGAGAAGCGTCAGGTCCTCGCGAACGGAATCACGGCTGACTTCGAGCTCGACGAGAACTCCCGCTGGCGACTGCTGAACGGGCTCGACGACATCAGCCTCACTCTTCAGAACGAAGCGGACATTGCGACTTACGAGGCGGCCAGGCCGTCCCACAAGCCGCGCACGATTGACGTCTGA
- a CDS encoding lysophospholipid acyltransferase family protein, translating to MSRRRIGFWYRLAAVIAKPPLVVLFKRDWRGMEHIPADGGFITAVNHNSYLDPLSYGHFQYNTGRVPRLLAKAGLFRTPFVGMILRGTGQIPVYRESTNALDAFRAAVDAIERGECVAFYPEGTLTRDPEMWPMAGKTGAARVALMTKAPVIPVAQWGANLAMPPYAKENKLQLFPRKTLRVQAGPPVDLTRYYGLEPTPDVLREATETIMAAVTAQLEEVRGEKAPAELYDHRKARAEQRRKAEGKGTT from the coding sequence GTGTCCCGCCGCAGAATCGGCTTCTGGTACCGCCTGGCGGCGGTCATCGCGAAACCGCCCCTGGTGGTTCTGTTCAAGCGGGACTGGCGGGGAATGGAACACATTCCGGCCGATGGCGGCTTCATCACCGCGGTCAATCACAACTCGTATCTGGACCCCCTGTCCTACGGGCATTTCCAGTACAACACCGGACGCGTCCCACGGCTGCTCGCCAAGGCGGGGCTGTTCAGGACACCGTTCGTCGGAATGATCCTGCGGGGCACCGGACAGATCCCCGTCTACCGCGAGTCGACCAACGCGCTCGACGCCTTCCGCGCCGCCGTCGACGCCATCGAGCGGGGCGAGTGCGTCGCCTTCTACCCCGAGGGCACGCTGACCCGGGACCCCGAGATGTGGCCGATGGCCGGCAAGACCGGCGCGGCCCGCGTCGCGCTGATGACCAAGGCCCCGGTCATCCCCGTCGCCCAGTGGGGCGCCAACCTCGCGATGCCGCCCTACGCCAAGGAGAACAAGCTCCAGCTGTTCCCCCGCAAGACCCTGCGCGTACAGGCCGGCCCGCCCGTGGACCTCACCCGCTACTACGGCCTCGAGCCGACACCCGACGTCCTGCGCGAGGCCACCGAGACCATCATGGCCGCGGTCACCGCCCAGCTCGAGGAGGTACGCGGCGAGAAGGCCCCCGCCGAGCTCTACGATCACCGCAAGGCCCGTGCTGAACAGCGGCGCAAGGCAGAGGGAAAGGGAACCACGTGA